From a region of the Pelagicoccus enzymogenes genome:
- a CDS encoding caspase family protein: protein MRPITQAILFTLLLSLLPSTHAQLTPELILSTGLPHNTPHIALSPDGETTLTTQFDGTAIFYETATGRTLNSVNLEHDRYTEPYIPIFASKDTVYFLSEKRIRTFDLPSYSFSRDLNVPEPTAYARDASSGQLYIAGQRGERATIWTVDPANGRIRPFHTCTQETLDPITRITLAPRENLALITFKSGATELLKTGRSWVVAKTYPASKDQRVLLPDGHILTAPEGYINSITLTNPADASPPVEIALPKKAPVVNILPPVSPDKPTLVSTREDLFQLDPATRQLVAIRSFKNESFGSQTVRKIATSADHDYIFVHAALNFDYALSFVLTPAAQQFTRWQTNAFRPRGIQASSSSRTLLVNDSDGLVKRIDFTPAGLSIASQKGQPLSQISLATQSNQIAIGGISSSYQEPNYQSATLYPPAFSKPITTLKHRGTDTDNNRRSSTTPILSPSGNHLVIVDPVGFHVRTSNGNFLWKFAHKPNLRPSDFAFNDNETRLFFHKSQNDNSKSTVVAVELQTGKQLWEIPAHATHLRYDPTDNALRFATVKSYRSNTSSGTKNYIRHFVNTVDADTGTAKREPSRIDVFADYPDIVAATPDGRRWVFQDNKTLRIVSAPYFRNPSNIPLRKRVSSGAFLAGNKHLAALSDNRIAFFDTDAPTYLGELSLLQSDAQWAFVNRDGLFDAPAETQSALNFAFGLTPAPLASFYEPYFRPRLLNALFEGQAVTPPTIDIATLAQPPATKITLLDKATNSILDSTTTEQNEILLNVAIASPTTPLREVRVFHNGKRLNLATRGLFVEDDTAETTDSPAPSYNQNRQFPIQLLPGDNTLTVVALNAQNIESPPAELSIHLKADPNKTRPALHLVAIGIDQYQNEKYNLNYAVADATAFATTLQQNSTPLFSTVNYHPVKNDQAIKQTLVSTLEEIQKTATPDDVFIFYYAGHGVVAKQGQGDFYLVPHDVTQLYGADDQLQSRAVSSIQLQELSSQISAQKQLFILDACQSAGAIASISQRGAAEEKAIAQLARSTGTHWLTASGSQQFATEFAELGHGAFTYTLLQALNGAADKGDSQITVNELKAYLESQVPEVTAKHKGTAQYPASYGYGQDFPIALLP from the coding sequence ATGCGACCCATCACACAAGCCATCCTCTTCACCCTGCTCCTCAGCCTACTCCCCTCCACCCACGCCCAACTCACCCCCGAGCTCATCCTCTCCACCGGCCTGCCGCACAACACGCCCCACATCGCCCTCTCACCCGATGGCGAAACCACCCTCACCACCCAGTTCGACGGCACCGCCATCTTCTACGAAACCGCCACCGGCCGCACACTCAATTCCGTCAACCTCGAGCACGACCGCTACACCGAACCCTACATCCCCATCTTCGCCAGCAAAGACACCGTCTACTTCCTCTCCGAAAAACGGATACGCACCTTCGACCTTCCCTCCTACTCCTTCAGCCGCGACCTAAACGTTCCGGAACCTACCGCCTACGCACGCGACGCATCCTCCGGCCAACTCTACATCGCCGGCCAACGCGGCGAACGCGCCACGATCTGGACCGTCGATCCCGCCAACGGACGCATCCGCCCCTTCCACACCTGCACCCAAGAAACGCTCGACCCCATTACCCGCATCACCCTCGCCCCCCGCGAAAACCTCGCCCTCATCACCTTCAAGTCAGGCGCCACCGAACTCCTCAAAACCGGCCGCTCCTGGGTCGTCGCCAAAACGTATCCAGCATCCAAAGACCAACGCGTCCTCCTTCCCGACGGCCACATCCTCACCGCTCCAGAGGGCTACATCAATTCCATCACCCTTACCAATCCCGCCGACGCCTCCCCACCCGTCGAAATCGCCCTCCCGAAAAAAGCTCCGGTCGTAAACATCCTCCCTCCCGTTTCCCCCGACAAGCCAACCCTTGTATCCACCCGCGAAGACCTCTTCCAGCTCGACCCCGCCACGCGGCAGCTCGTCGCCATCCGCTCTTTCAAAAACGAATCCTTCGGATCGCAAACCGTTCGAAAAATCGCCACTTCCGCCGACCACGACTACATCTTCGTCCACGCTGCCCTCAATTTCGACTACGCCCTCAGCTTCGTCCTCACCCCGGCCGCGCAGCAATTCACCCGCTGGCAAACAAACGCCTTCCGCCCCAGAGGCATCCAAGCCAGCAGCTCCTCCCGCACCCTCCTCGTCAACGACAGCGACGGCCTCGTCAAACGCATCGATTTCACCCCCGCCGGCCTCTCCATCGCCTCGCAAAAAGGCCAACCGCTCAGCCAAATCAGTCTCGCAACACAATCCAACCAAATCGCCATCGGAGGGATTTCCTCAAGCTACCAAGAACCAAACTACCAATCAGCAACCCTCTACCCTCCCGCCTTCTCAAAACCAATCACCACTCTCAAGCACCGTGGAACCGACACCGACAACAACCGCCGATCCTCCACCACACCCATCCTCAGCCCCAGCGGAAACCACCTCGTCATCGTCGACCCCGTAGGCTTCCACGTTCGAACCTCGAACGGAAACTTCCTCTGGAAATTTGCTCACAAGCCAAACCTGCGCCCCTCCGACTTCGCATTCAACGACAACGAAACACGCCTCTTCTTCCACAAAAGCCAAAACGACAACAGCAAGAGTACAGTCGTCGCCGTCGAGCTACAAACCGGAAAGCAGCTCTGGGAAATCCCCGCCCACGCCACCCACCTTCGCTACGATCCCACCGACAACGCCCTCCGTTTCGCTACCGTAAAAAGCTACCGCAGCAACACCTCCAGCGGTACCAAGAACTACATCCGGCACTTCGTGAATACCGTCGACGCCGACACTGGGACGGCCAAACGCGAGCCCTCTCGCATCGACGTATTCGCCGACTACCCCGATATCGTAGCCGCCACCCCCGACGGCCGACGCTGGGTTTTCCAAGACAACAAAACCCTGCGCATCGTTTCCGCTCCCTACTTCAGAAACCCTTCAAATATTCCCCTCCGAAAGCGCGTATCCAGCGGAGCCTTCCTCGCGGGCAATAAACACCTCGCAGCCCTTTCCGATAACAGAATCGCTTTCTTCGATACCGACGCCCCAACCTACCTCGGCGAGCTCAGCCTCCTCCAATCCGACGCTCAATGGGCCTTCGTCAACCGTGACGGACTCTTCGACGCGCCAGCCGAAACCCAATCCGCCCTCAACTTCGCCTTTGGGCTCACCCCCGCACCGCTCGCCTCCTTCTACGAACCTTACTTCCGCCCCCGCCTCCTCAACGCCCTCTTCGAAGGACAAGCCGTCACCCCTCCCACTATCGACATAGCCACTCTCGCCCAGCCTCCCGCCACCAAGATAACCCTCCTGGACAAAGCGACCAATAGTATCCTCGACTCCACTACGACCGAGCAAAACGAAATCCTCCTCAACGTAGCCATCGCTTCTCCCACCACTCCCCTTCGCGAAGTCCGCGTCTTCCACAACGGCAAACGCCTCAACCTCGCCACCCGTGGCCTCTTCGTCGAAGACGACACAGCCGAAACCACCGACTCTCCCGCCCCCAGCTACAACCAAAATCGCCAGTTCCCCATCCAACTGCTCCCCGGCGACAACACCCTCACTGTCGTCGCCCTCAATGCCCAAAACATCGAGTCTCCTCCCGCCGAGCTCAGCATCCACCTCAAGGCTGATCCCAACAAAACCCGCCCCGCCCTCCACCTCGTCGCCATCGGCATCGACCAGTATCAAAACGAGAAATACAATCTCAACTACGCCGTCGCCGACGCCACCGCCTTCGCAACAACGCTCCAGCAAAACTCCACCCCGCTCTTCAGCACGGTCAACTACCACCCCGTCAAAAACGACCAAGCCATCAAACAAACCCTAGTCTCAACCCTCGAAGAAATCCAAAAGACCGCCACCCCCGACGACGTATTCATATTCTACTACGCCGGGCACGGAGTCGTCGCCAAGCAAGGCCAAGGCGACTTCTACCTCGTCCCCCACGACGTCACCCAACTCTACGGCGCCGACGACCAGCTCCAAAGCCGAGCAGTATCCAGCATCCAGCTCCAAGAGCTATCCAGTCAAATCTCCGCTCAAAAGCAGCTCTTTATCCTAGACGCCTGCCAATCCGCCGGAGCGATCGCCAGCATCAGCCAACGCGGCGCCGCCGAAGAGAAAGCCATCGCCCAGCTCGCCCGCAGCACCGGCACCCATTGGCTCACCGCCAGCGGCAGCCAGCAGTTCGCCACCGAGTTCGCCGAGCTCGGCCACGGAGCCTTCACCTACACCTTGCTTCAAGCCCTCAACGGCGCTGCCGATAAAGGCGACAGCCAAATCACCGTCAACGAACTCAAAGCCTATCTAGAAAGCCAAGTCCCCGAAGTCACCGCCAAGCACAAAGGCACCGCCCAATACCCCGCCAGCTACGGCTACGGCCAAGACTTCCCCATCGCATTACTCCCGTAG
- a CDS encoding caspase family protein: MLPRLLTFLTLTLIATASQAAWQIESPDPLEQSPDGSLLVVSKKQDYSLTGFSVHDRETLATQFLVRQADAQPRHFAPDNSRLYYTTPTEGLFALDLTTGVITKLAPIPHILSLAQNSQTGQLVTLSGTWDSDAHSLHRIDPTGANAPQLLGTITAQNLPWLEFKAILPAREPDQALLIFREIGPPKNQWDPKTWGDFRFTQVSLETGAIASNATMPAPNESFFLYETIRWTNDQRQLLEYASGAYLQIDPYAGKITRTLDLRNVKFSLYPNNQVVSLRTVTEEGETRHYQDFLEGGTLKTIRNVRVPEPNTWPPRPAGLIESLNLPNLPSPGAYANYTFHPSKPEFFATDSGEGVHFFRVAPSGLKHQSRGMGAYQARYTPDGKHILFEGLFDPPTEQIAADKFPSPGSLVYEDPPLRTTSPVYTGDHEISPSGNWLIKINNRDATLHRFGEPAILSSLGGVGTYDAPMPSFRFASDETALYRLARTVSWDDYDNQIIGLRLEALPLDPANEFPEPTWTVELPHSNLVWLDKTVAQEIHFLDTQSGQLLLLDPRDGSSSSQAITGLDPENFVVPTNSVQWHPSRDLVYVASGSQVTTLDLAASPPTAASVTVPASIRQLHRYGDGRHLVAQLETGPLVFLDTQPTPLRPTLQLEFYDLDQGDYLAFTPNGKFDASAPIRQSGQLLQGTRPTALATVFERDYRPDLLATALGEDALSTDEEIPAYVQPPSLTVGEQWVSALERRINVNSESKQYPLSTVSIYQNEKLVHSFPANGKTSLRDNHVLDLLLEQNRIKVVSTNTAGVSVTSEEIVIDPPEALLREKIAARRPAELHLFAVGVNQYRNPEYNLNFAEADASGVLAKIQAANRDLFAKINVHHLESAAATHDGILAAFAQIRANALPHDAFIFYFAGHGVMSRDDAQFYLIPHDVTRIYGESQSLSQNGISANQLRDISATIKAQKQLFILDACNSGGALQAFAQRGASQEKALAQLARATGTHWIAASSASQFATEFADLGHGAFTHTLLQALDGGADTGDRRITINELKAYLESELPTITQKYKGAPQYPASYGYGQDFPIALLP; encoded by the coding sequence ATGCTCCCTCGTCTCCTCACCTTCCTAACCCTCACCCTCATCGCCACCGCCTCCCAAGCCGCCTGGCAAATCGAGTCCCCCGACCCGCTCGAGCAAAGCCCCGACGGCTCCCTTCTCGTCGTATCCAAAAAACAAGACTATTCCCTAACCGGCTTCTCCGTCCACGACCGCGAAACCCTCGCTACCCAATTCCTAGTACGCCAAGCTGACGCCCAACCACGCCACTTCGCCCCCGACAACTCCCGCCTCTACTACACCACCCCCACCGAAGGCCTTTTCGCCCTCGACCTCACCACCGGTGTCATCACCAAGCTCGCTCCCATCCCTCACATCCTCAGCCTCGCCCAAAACAGCCAAACCGGGCAACTCGTCACTCTCTCCGGAACTTGGGACAGCGACGCCCACAGCCTCCACCGCATCGATCCCACCGGCGCAAACGCCCCGCAACTCCTCGGAACCATCACCGCCCAAAACCTGCCTTGGCTGGAATTCAAGGCCATCCTACCCGCACGCGAACCAGACCAAGCCCTCCTCATCTTCCGCGAGATCGGCCCGCCAAAAAACCAGTGGGACCCCAAAACCTGGGGCGACTTTCGCTTCACCCAGGTCTCCCTAGAAACCGGAGCAATCGCCAGCAACGCCACCATGCCCGCGCCTAACGAAAGCTTTTTCCTCTACGAGACGATCCGCTGGACCAACGACCAACGCCAGCTCCTCGAATACGCCAGCGGCGCCTACCTTCAGATCGATCCCTACGCCGGCAAGATCACCCGCACCCTCGACCTCCGCAACGTCAAGTTCAGCCTGTATCCAAATAACCAAGTCGTATCCCTGCGCACCGTCACCGAAGAAGGCGAAACCCGACACTACCAAGACTTCCTCGAAGGCGGCACGCTGAAGACCATCCGCAACGTCCGCGTGCCAGAACCCAACACCTGGCCCCCGCGACCCGCTGGCCTCATCGAAAGCCTCAACCTCCCCAACCTCCCCTCGCCCGGCGCCTACGCCAACTATACCTTCCACCCCAGCAAACCTGAATTCTTCGCCACCGACTCCGGCGAAGGCGTGCACTTCTTCCGCGTCGCCCCCTCCGGCCTCAAGCACCAAAGCCGCGGCATGGGAGCCTACCAAGCCCGCTACACGCCCGACGGAAAACACATCCTCTTCGAAGGCCTTTTCGACCCACCCACCGAGCAAATCGCAGCCGACAAATTTCCGTCCCCCGGTAGCCTCGTCTACGAGGACCCTCCGCTACGCACCACCTCTCCAGTCTACACCGGAGACCATGAAATCTCCCCCAGCGGCAATTGGCTCATCAAGATAAACAACCGCGACGCCACCCTGCACCGCTTCGGCGAGCCCGCCATCCTTAGCAGCCTCGGCGGAGTCGGCACCTACGACGCCCCCATGCCAAGCTTCCGCTTCGCCTCCGACGAAACCGCTCTCTACCGCCTCGCTCGAACCGTCAGTTGGGACGACTACGACAACCAGATCATCGGCCTGCGCCTCGAAGCCCTCCCTCTCGATCCCGCCAACGAATTCCCGGAACCGACCTGGACCGTCGAACTGCCACACAGCAATCTCGTCTGGCTCGACAAAACCGTCGCTCAAGAGATCCATTTCCTGGACACGCAATCCGGACAGCTGCTCCTCCTCGACCCCCGCGACGGCAGCAGCAGCTCCCAAGCAATTACCGGCCTCGACCCGGAAAATTTCGTAGTACCCACCAACAGCGTACAGTGGCACCCGAGCCGCGATCTCGTCTACGTCGCCAGCGGTTCGCAAGTTACAACGCTCGACCTCGCCGCCTCTCCTCCCACAGCCGCCAGCGTCACTGTGCCCGCAAGCATTAGACAGCTCCACCGCTACGGCGACGGACGCCATCTCGTCGCCCAACTCGAAACCGGCCCCCTCGTCTTCCTCGACACTCAACCTACTCCCCTCCGCCCCACTCTCCAGCTCGAATTCTACGACTTGGACCAAGGCGACTACCTCGCCTTCACCCCCAACGGCAAGTTTGACGCCTCCGCCCCTATCCGCCAAAGCGGTCAACTCCTCCAAGGCACCCGCCCCACGGCGCTCGCCACCGTCTTCGAGCGAGACTACCGCCCCGACCTCCTCGCCACTGCTCTCGGCGAAGACGCCCTCTCCACCGACGAAGAGATCCCCGCCTACGTCCAGCCACCCTCTCTCACCGTCGGCGAGCAATGGGTCAGCGCCCTCGAACGTCGCATCAACGTAAACTCCGAATCCAAACAATACCCCCTTTCCACCGTATCCATTTATCAAAACGAAAAGCTCGTCCACAGCTTCCCAGCCAACGGAAAAACCAGCCTGCGCGACAACCACGTCCTCGATCTCCTGCTCGAACAAAACCGCATCAAAGTCGTATCCACCAACACCGCCGGCGTCAGCGTCACCTCCGAGGAGATCGTCATCGATCCCCCCGAAGCCCTCCTGCGGGAAAAGATCGCCGCCCGCCGCCCCGCCGAGCTCCACCTCTTCGCCGTCGGCGTCAACCAGTATCGCAATCCCGAATACAACCTAAACTTCGCCGAAGCCGACGCCTCCGGCGTGCTCGCCAAGATCCAAGCCGCCAACCGCGATCTTTTCGCCAAGATCAACGTCCACCACCTCGAAAGCGCCGCCGCCACCCACGACGGCATTCTCGCCGCCTTCGCCCAGATCCGCGCCAACGCCCTACCGCACGACGCCTTCATCTTCTACTTCGCCGGCCACGGCGTCATGTCCCGGGACGACGCACAGTTCTACCTCATCCCCCACGACGTCACCCGCATCTACGGCGAAAGCCAAAGCCTCAGCCAAAACGGCATATCCGCCAATCAACTACGCGATATCTCAGCCACTATTAAGGCCCAGAAGCAGCTATTCATCCTCGACGCCTGCAACTCCGGCGGAGCCCTGCAAGCCTTCGCCCAACGCGGAGCCAGCCAAGAAAAGGCCCTCGCCCAACTCGCCCGGGCCACCGGCACGCATTGGATCGCCGCCTCCTCCGCCAGCCAATTCGCCACCGAGTTCGCCGACCTCGGCCACGGCGCCTTCACCCACACGCTGCTGCAAGCCCTCGACGGCGGGGCCGACACCGGCGACCGCCGCATCACCATCAACGAGCTCAAGGCCTACCTCGAGAGCGAGCTCCCCACCATCACCCAAAAGTACAAAGGCGCCCCCCAATACCCCGCCAGCTACGGCTACGGCCAAGACTTCCCTATAGCATTACTCCCGTAG
- a CDS encoding REP-associated tyrosine transposase, whose product MPQLPIRKTHHLAYGRVSIPGATYFITLVTQNRKTDLTANDHPEHIADTLRALHRDKIINLRCATTMPDHLHLLFVLGEVCYLSLAISKFKNATRKALAAHSLYWHRNYYDHRIRQEANTNDFARYIFLNPYRKSLLTADQLWPHWLCNRTYKPDFQQQLTPNGTPPAAWYKNAPTAQDLIDQDTHP is encoded by the coding sequence GTGCCACAGCTCCCCATCCGCAAAACGCACCACCTCGCCTACGGACGCGTCTCGATTCCAGGAGCTACCTACTTCATCACCCTCGTCACCCAAAACCGCAAAACCGACCTCACCGCCAACGACCATCCCGAGCACATCGCCGACACCCTTCGCGCCCTTCATCGAGATAAAATAATAAACCTCCGCTGCGCCACAACCATGCCTGATCACCTGCATCTGCTCTTCGTCCTCGGCGAGGTCTGCTATCTCTCGCTCGCAATCTCCAAGTTCAAAAACGCCACCCGCAAAGCTCTCGCCGCCCATTCACTCTACTGGCACCGCAACTACTACGACCACCGCATCCGCCAAGAAGCCAACACCAACGACTTCGCCCGTTACATCTTCCTCAACCCCTATCGAAAGAGCCTCCTGACCGCCGACCAACTCTGGCCCCACTGGCTCTGCAACCGCACCTACAAGCCCGACTTCCAACAACAACTCACCCCCAACGGCACCCCACCCGCAGCTTGGTACAAAAACGCTCCCACCGCCCAAGACCTAATTGATCAAGACACTCACCCGTAG